The Candidatus Desulfofervidus auxilii DNA segment GAATTTGAGAGGGGTAAAGCGACATTTAAGAATGTCTGTGGTCTTGTTGATTTCCTTGAGGAACTTTTTGGCAGAGAAGTTGATATTTTAACTCCTGATGGAATTGATTCCATAAGAATAAAGCATGTTAGGGAGGAGATAAAGAGGAATGTTGAATATGTCTAAGCGAGGCGACAGAGAGTTTTTAATGGATATGCTCATTGCTTGCGAGAAAATAATGAAATACACGAGAGATTTATCTTATGAAGATTTCCGCAGGAATGATATGGTTATTGATGCTGTTGTAAGGAACATTGAAATCTTGGGAGAAGCATCCAAAAACATCTCGGAAGGACTAAAGAAAAGGTATCCAGAAGTTGAATGGCGAGAAATCTCAAGAACAAGAGACAAAATAATTCACTTTTACTTCGGTGTGGATTTAAGCATAGTTTGGGACATAATAACGGTGGACATTCCCCCTCTACGGAAAAAGCTTGAGAAGATAACAAAAGAAGAGGGTTGGGAAAAATGAAGCTAATAACAGAGAAAAGGGATGTCCAAAATAGGGTAATAGATCATTTGCAGGCAATAGGCTGGGAGTATATTCCACCTGCTAATATTCAGGAGAAGAGAGAATATGATATTAAAGAGCCTTTCATTCTTGAAATTCTTGAGAAAAAACTGAAAGAGCTTAACAAAAGGATAATAACCGATGAAAACGCTCAAAATGTTATAAGAAGGCTAAGGCTTATACCTTCCACACTCACAGGAAATCAAGAGTTTCTGGAATATTTGAGGGGCAAAAAGACGGTTTATGTTGAAAAAGAGAGGAGAGAAAGAAATTTTAAACTGATAAATCTTGAAAATCCTGAAAACAATCATTTTGCCTTTACAAAAGAATACTGGTTTGAGGATAGAGAAAAAAGAAGAATGGATATTGTTTTTTTTATAAACGGCATACCTATCTGCGATTTTCAACTAAAAAGTCCTACTGTCTGGGAGGCAGAAGAGGAGGCTTTTGAGCAGGTAAGAATTTACAGCAATGCCTTACCAGAACTTTTCAAATATCTTCAATTTTATGCAGTCTCGGAAGGATTAAGGCTCTTTTACGGCCCGACATGGAAATATGAATCAAAGACCTTCTACAGGTGGAAAATTGAAAACGGATTTAATTTTGAAAAACTTGTAAAGACTTTCTTTGATAGAAGGGAGGTAACTGAGACTCTCCGCTCGTATATAGTTTTTATGACAGTTGATGAAGAGCTCCAGAAATATATTTTGAAACAGCATCAGAGAAGGGCAATAGCAAAGATAATAAGGAGGGTTTTGGAGGAAAAGAAAAAGAAAGGTTTGATATGGCATACTCAAGGAGCTTACAAAAGCCTTACAATGATTGTTTCTGCTGATGAACTGAAGAAAATACCTGAACTTGAGAATCCAACCGTAATTGTTGTCCTTGACAGACTTGAATTAGAGCATCAAATTTACCAGAATTTTCAGGCTTATGGCTTCCCAAACATTGTTAAAGCTGAAAGCAAAAATCACCTAAGAGAATTGCTTGAAAGCGACTACAAAGGTCTAATTATTACAACAATACACAAATTTGAAAGGATGCCGAAACAGGTGAATGAAAGAGATAACATTATTGTTCTCGTAGATGAAGCCCACAGAAGTCAGGAAGGTGATTTAGGAAATTACATGCGTGGAGCTTTGCCAAATGCTTATTACTTCGGATTCACAGGCACGCCGATAGACAGAACAAAGATTGGCAGAGGAACATTTATAGCATTTGGTTATCCACCAGATGAGCCCTACCTTGATAAATACACCATAGATGAATCAATAGAAGAAGGAACTACCGTTCCCCTATACTACACACTTGCGAAAATAGAGCTTCATGTGGATAAGGAAACCCTTGAGGAGGAGTTTTTCAGGGTTGTTGAAGAGGAAGGAATTGGAAGCATTGAAGGAATAAATAAGGTCATAGAAAAAGCAGAGAAACTAAAGGCAGTGCTAAAAGCAAGAGATAGGATTGATAAGATAGCAAAGCATATAGCTGAGCATTACAAAAAATTTGTTGAACCTCTTGGATTTAAGGCTTTCATAGTTGCAGTAGATAGGGAGGCATGCGCACTTTACAAGGAAGCCATTGATAAGTATTTGCCAGAGGAATACACAAAGGTTGTATATACACCTGATTACAAAGATAACGAATTATTGAAAAAATACCACATTTCTGATGAGGAAGAGAAGAGAATAAGAAAGGATTTCAAATCTGCGGATAAATTGCCAAAAATCCTCATTGTCACAGAGAAGCTCCTTACCGGATATGATGCCCCCGTCCTTTATATCATGTATCTTGATAAGCCCTTAAAAGATCATACTTTACTTCAAGCAATAGCAAGGATAAATAGACCCTATGTTGGAAAAAGTTGTGGATTGGTGATGGATTACATAGGGATATTTGATAATTTACAGAGAGCCCTCGCTTTTTACTCAAAAGATGTAGAGGCGGGTCTTATTGATTTTGAGAAATTGAAAGAGAGATTCAAAGATTTGATGGAAAGTGTTGATAAGATTTTGAAAGAAATGGACTTAGAAGATGAATCAAAGAGGATTCAGAGTATAATCGATTACTTTTTTGAAGGAGAAAAAA contains these protein-coding regions:
- a CDS encoding nucleotidyltransferase family protein translates to MNKEEILKRIRENKDKTKSFGVKRIGIFGSAVRDEMSGGSDIDVVVEFERGKATFKNVCGLVDFLEELFGREVDILTPDGIDSIRIKHVREEIKRNVEYV
- a CDS encoding DUF86 domain-containing protein; amino-acid sequence: MSKRGDREFLMDMLIACEKIMKYTRDLSYEDFRRNDMVIDAVVRNIEILGEASKNISEGLKKRYPEVEWREISRTRDKIIHFYFGVDLSIVWDIITVDIPPLRKKLEKITKEEGWEK
- a CDS encoding type I restriction endonuclease subunit R, translated to MKLITEKRDVQNRVIDHLQAIGWEYIPPANIQEKREYDIKEPFILEILEKKLKELNKRIITDENAQNVIRRLRLIPSTLTGNQEFLEYLRGKKTVYVEKERRERNFKLINLENPENNHFAFTKEYWFEDREKRRMDIVFFINGIPICDFQLKSPTVWEAEEEAFEQVRIYSNALPELFKYLQFYAVSEGLRLFYGPTWKYESKTFYRWKIENGFNFEKLVKTFFDRREVTETLRSYIVFMTVDEELQKYILKQHQRRAIAKIIRRVLEEKKKKGLIWHTQGAYKSLTMIVSADELKKIPELENPTVIVVLDRLELEHQIYQNFQAYGFPNIVKAESKNHLRELLESDYKGLIITTIHKFERMPKQVNERDNIIVLVDEAHRSQEGDLGNYMRGALPNAYYFGFTGTPIDRTKIGRGTFIAFGYPPDEPYLDKYTIDESIEEGTTVPLYYTLAKIELHVDKETLEEEFFRVVEEEGIGSIEGINKVIEKAEKLKAVLKARDRIDKIAKHIAEHYKKFVEPLGFKAFIVAVDREACALYKEAIDKYLPEEYTKVVYTPDYKDNELLKKYHISDEEEKRIRKDFKSADKLPKILIVTEKLLTGYDAPVLYIMYLDKPLKDHTLLQAIARINRPYVGKSCGLVMDYIGIFDNLQRALAFYSKDVEAGLIDFEKLKERFKDLMESVDKILKEMDLEDESKRIQSIIDYFFEGEKRKEFIKTFKQIQEIYEILSPDEFLRDYIEKYKLLVQIYELIYQTYNPEAEKTKIRRDILKKTENLIKENVELLHIADNLPLYEINEDIARTIKADKISQRVKIANLYKSVKVHIENKRKESPYLVSIAKKVEEIISQLRERQRSVESALEELTRIAEDIAKAEEEQKKSGLNKEEFSYFWILRRHGVKNPEKISKDISNIIAKKEHWIFNENVERELRKELYKKLLDYSGDVVKLVNELLGIDRIIRGET